The Deltaproteobacteria bacterium genome includes a region encoding these proteins:
- a CDS encoding rRNA pseudouridine synthase, protein MALERIHKILARSGCASRRKSEMFILQGRVTVNGRIVTLPGSKADPRTDAICLDGKPVPSATRRVVLMLNKPRGVVTTMHDPQGRSTVADLVAHLPRRLFPVGRLDEDSEGLLIMTDDGDLSMRIQHPRHGVLKTYEVLVHGLKGTEQLDRLTQGILLEHGVAKAIEVKLLRQSPREAWISVRIAEGKKRQVRRMCAEVGLHVIRLKRVAIGGLKLGSLRPGAFRALKPDEIRRLLRA, encoded by the coding sequence ATGGCGCTAGAAAGGATTCATAAAATTCTGGCCCGCTCGGGGTGCGCTTCGAGGCGAAAGTCGGAAATGTTCATCCTTCAGGGTCGGGTTACGGTAAACGGGAGGATCGTAACACTTCCCGGAAGCAAGGCGGATCCGCGCACGGACGCCATCTGCCTGGATGGGAAGCCTGTTCCCTCGGCCACGAGGCGCGTGGTGCTCATGCTCAATAAACCCAGGGGAGTGGTTACCACGATGCATGATCCTCAAGGCCGTTCCACCGTGGCGGATCTGGTGGCCCACTTGCCGCGCCGTTTATTTCCCGTGGGTCGACTGGACGAAGACAGCGAGGGGCTGCTCATCATGACGGATGACGGGGATCTGTCCATGCGAATTCAGCACCCGCGGCATGGGGTTCTGAAAACCTACGAAGTCCTGGTGCATGGGCTCAAAGGAACGGAACAGCTCGACCGCTTGACCCAGGGAATTCTCCTGGAACACGGTGTGGCAAAAGCGATAGAGGTGAAACTACTCCGCCAGAGCCCCCGGGAGGCATGGATCAGCGTCCGGATTGCCGAAGGCAAGAAACGACAGGTGCGACGCATGTGCGCCGAGGTCGGGCTTCATGTGATTCGGTTGAAACGAGTGGCTATAGGCGGGCTGAAGCTGGGGAGCCTTCGTCCAGGGGCCTTTCGAGCTCTAAAGCCCGATGAGATTCGCCGCCTGCTTCGTGCCTAG